In Harmonia axyridis chromosome X, icHarAxyr1.1, whole genome shotgun sequence, a single window of DNA contains:
- the LOC123685567 gene encoding chondroadherin-like: MGGETTQPMFFLRMVPILILLAMTVSASVAALCPVKCRCNDTTLSTICTSAGLEVIPLQLNPEIRHMDLSNNKISNLYYALSIYENLISLDLSKNNLSSLGSDKFKSQSNLQVLNISRNSIEKLKKDSFNGLKALVKLDLSYNRLEQLHNLTFLELHSLRTVVLSGNRITHLDKGLLKATKHLKELVLDNNQLLEIPSAVLSDAIGLQRLILSQNLIDSVDEGSIPILSDLRSLSIDGNVIRDIHHAALTGLLSLERLDLSDNNFTNVPTASLSKLSNLTWLKLSGNFVGKIPPVAFRGLFQLKYIHLDRLELLTKIDVRAFVDNINLERIWLNDNIGLSSIPTRIFHGNPKIVHISMRNNALTTVEATHFPLDQLRLLQLGGNPLECNCSLLWLWHLAQDQNKSPIIQSNQTHNIPSELHIDSQDIICAGPETQLGKRLLDVSESEINCSYSWIAIMSAVVSILFVVVIITGLILWSPLKKSHLRGKDMSQGSGALGRAEVYEPPRIEKCIVSAPVSHHHDYRTLSSWEHYGSSYGNCMSNMNIYEQLDCHLKDRPHIVYV, encoded by the coding sequence ATGGGGGGTGAAACAACCCAGCCCATGTTCTTTTTGCGGATGGTGCCCATTTTGATCCTTCTGGCGATGACTGTGTCTGCTAGTGTGGCTGCTCTGTGTCCGGTAAAGTGCCGTTGCAATGACACAACCCTATCCACAATATGCACGTCGGCAGGCCTAGAAGTCATCCCTTTACAACTAAACCCCGAAATACGTCACATGGACTTATCCAACAACAAGATCAGTAATCTCTATTACGCTCTATCAATATACGAGAATCTGATAAGTCTAGATCTGTCTAAGAACAACCTAAGCTCTCTCGGTTCCGACAAATTCAAATCTCAGAGCAATTTACAGGTTTTGAATATCAGTCGGAACAGCATCGAGAAACTGAAGAAAGACTCCTTCAACGGCCTCAAAGCGCTCGTCAAGTTGGACTTGAGTTACAACAGATTGGAGCAACTGCATAATTTAACCTTCCTCGAGTTACATTCATTACGTACAGTCGTTCTCAGTGGTAATCGAATAACGCATCTGGATAAAGGCCTTCTTAAGGCCACGAAGCATCTGAAAGAATTGGTGCTGGATAACAACCAGTTGTTGGAAATCCCTTCGGCCGTTTTATCAGACGCAATAGGCCTTCAACGTCTGATTCTGTCCCAGAACCTAATTGACAGTGTTGATGAGGGGAGCATACCGATTCTTTCAGATCTACGATCTCTCTCAATCGACGGCAATGTGATTAGAGATATTCATCATGCCGCCCTAACAGGACTTCTATCCCTCGAACGCTTGGATTTAAGCGACAACAATTTCACAAATGTACCAACCGCTTCCTTGTCGAAGTTATCCAATCTGACATGGCTCAAACTAAGTGGAAATTTCGTTGGAAAGATTCCACCCGTGGCTTTCAGAGGCCTATTCCagctgaaatatattcatttagaTCGATTGGAACTGTTAACGAAGATTGACGTTAGAGCATTCGTAGACAACATAAACCTGGAGCGCATTTGGCTCAACGATAACATTGGCTTGAGTTCTATACCGACTAGGATCTTCCACGGCAATCCGAAAATTGTTCATATATCTATGAGGAATAACGCTCTGACTACGGTTGAAGCCACGCATTTCCCATTAGATCAATTAAGGTTGTTACAACTTGGAGGAAATCCATTAGAATGTAACTGCTCGTTATTGTGGTTGTGGCATTTGGCGCAAGATCAAAATAAATCGCCAATTATCCAGTCCAACCAAACGCATAACATTCCTTCTGAGCTACACATTGATTCTCAAGACATCATTTGCGCTGGACCGGAAACACAATTGGGTAAGCGACTGCTTGACGTGTCTGAATCTGAAATAAACTGTTCCTACAGTTGGATAGCCATAATGTCAGCAGTCGTCAGTATCCTGTTCGTTGTTGTGATAATAACAGGTCTTATACTTTGGAGCCCGTTGAAGAAGAGTCACTTAAGAGGTAAAGACATGTCTCAAGGGAGCGGTGCCCTTGGCAGGGCAGAGGTGTACGAGCCCCCAAGGATCGAAAAATGCATAGTCTCTGCACCTGTGTCCCATCATCACGATTATCGCACTTTATCCTCATGGGAGCATTATGGATCCAGCTACGGTAATTGTATGAGTAATATGAACATATACGAACAGTTGGATTGTCACTTAAAGGATCGCCCCCATATCGTTTATGTCTAG